A stretch of the Archangium violaceum genome encodes the following:
- a CDS encoding outer membrane protein assembly factor BamD → MRFLRAVCLTAFLCNAAGCAALSTGQTAAPDFTTAAETNLQRGDEALERKDFLQAQQYYEHVRTKYPYLEVANEAELRLADLDFAQEQFAEAREKFSSFIKLHPTHPKVDYAAYRSALTHVEDFPSDFFLLPPSTEKDQTEVVAALSALNDFIRQYPNSQYVPEAKQKIEETRQRLAAHEKYVADFYARRKRWKAVAQRLEGLLKNYPGTSLEEEALFDLHDAYVQLNDAERAKQTLQRVIERLPGTPAAERARRMMGS, encoded by the coding sequence ATGCGTTTCCTTCGAGCTGTCTGTCTGACTGCCTTCCTGTGCAACGCCGCTGGCTGCGCGGCCCTCTCCACCGGCCAGACGGCGGCGCCGGACTTCACCACCGCCGCCGAAACCAACCTCCAACGCGGCGACGAGGCCCTGGAGCGGAAGGACTTCCTCCAGGCCCAGCAGTATTACGAGCACGTTCGCACCAAGTACCCCTACCTCGAGGTGGCCAACGAGGCCGAGCTGCGGCTGGCGGATCTCGACTTCGCCCAGGAGCAGTTCGCGGAGGCGCGCGAGAAGTTCTCGTCCTTCATCAAGCTCCACCCCACGCATCCCAAGGTGGACTACGCCGCGTACCGCTCGGCCCTCACCCACGTCGAGGACTTCCCCTCGGACTTCTTCCTGCTGCCGCCTTCCACGGAGAAGGACCAGACGGAGGTGGTGGCGGCGCTGAGCGCGCTCAACGACTTCATCCGCCAGTACCCCAACTCGCAGTACGTCCCCGAGGCGAAGCAGAAGATCGAGGAGACGCGCCAGCGGCTGGCCGCGCACGAGAAGTACGTGGCCGACTTCTATGCCCGGCGCAAGCGCTGGAAGGCCGTGGCGCAGCGGTTGGAGGGGTTGCTGAAGAACTACCCGGGCACCTCGCTGGAGGAGGAGGCCCTCTTCGATCTGCATGACGCCTACGTGCAGCTCAACGACGCCGAGCGCGCGAAGCAGACGCTGCAGCGGGTCATCGAGCGCCTGCCGGGGACGCCCGCCGCCGAGCGGGCCCGGAGGATGATGGGCTCGTGA
- a CDS encoding regulatory protein RecX, whose amino-acid sequence MDSEDSTPEEVRRATDVCLRLLSARARSRHELLMALERKGFSEPVCEKALAQVEGWGYLDDERFARERAAVLLQRGRYGPRAVQQRLEAHGLSREAAREAVATASGEVEFDAEAAARQVLERRGLLGRKLEPKEAARAGRLLASRGFSSDVIQRVLGDATLEPSVPED is encoded by the coding sequence ATGGACTCCGAGGATTCCACTCCCGAGGAAGTCAGGCGCGCGACGGACGTGTGCCTGCGACTGTTATCCGCTCGTGCCCGCAGCCGGCACGAGCTGTTGATGGCGCTCGAGCGCAAGGGCTTCTCCGAGCCGGTGTGCGAGAAGGCACTGGCACAGGTGGAGGGTTGGGGTTACCTGGACGACGAGCGCTTCGCCCGGGAGCGGGCGGCGGTGCTGTTGCAGCGGGGCAGGTATGGGCCCCGGGCGGTGCAACAGCGGCTGGAAGCCCATGGGTTGAGCCGCGAGGCGGCGCGCGAGGCGGTGGCCACGGCCAGCGGAGAGGTGGAGTTCGACGCCGAGGCCGCCGCGCGCCAGGTGCTGGAGCGGCGGGGGCTGCTGGGCCGCAAGCTGGAGCCCAAGGAGGCGGCCCGGGCCGGTCGCCTCCTGGCCAGCCGGGGCTTTTCCTCGGACGTCATCCAGCGGGTACTCGGTGACGCAACGCTGGAACCTTCGGTTCCAGAAGATTAG
- a CDS encoding ATP-dependent metallopeptidase FtsH/Yme1/Tma family protein, with protein sequence MVRNRWWHALLFVVLLALGYQLLDRVERTSFSYSDFREALTTGKVQAVTVSEDRISGTMAPESAGGEPRPFVVVRVEDRT encoded by the coding sequence GTGGTACGCAACCGATGGTGGCACGCGTTGTTGTTCGTGGTGTTGCTCGCGCTGGGCTACCAGCTGCTGGATCGCGTGGAGCGCACCTCCTTCTCGTACTCGGACTTCCGTGAGGCCCTGACGACGGGGAAGGTGCAGGCGGTGACCGTCTCCGAGGATCGTATCAGCGGGACGATGGCGCCCGAGTCCGCGGGTGGCGAGCCGCGGCCCTTCGTCGTGGTCCGCGTGGAGGATCGGACCTGA
- a CDS encoding type IV pilus twitching motility protein PilT — MELNEILQIALRGGASDIHLKAGLPPMFRVDGSLVPLKDGKRLPPEEVARMVFGIMNEFQKEKFKQSNEVDLAYGVPGLGRFRVNVFQQRGTIGAVMRVIPTKVMAIKELMLPPILEKICLDERGLILVTGTTGSGKSTTLAAMIDHINATETNHIMTIEDPIEFLIRDKRSIVNQREVGVDTMSFAQALKSALRQDPDVILVGEMRDHETIETALAAAETGHLVMSTLHTLDATETINRIVSAFPPYQQKQVRIQLASVLKAVVSQRLIPRADGKGRVAAVEVLRCTARVKELIEDKDRTKEIPDAISQGFDTYGMQTFDQSLMSLVRQGLVTYEEAHRQATNPDDFALRFSGISATSDSKWDNFDANGAKPVPGSASFGQNQQPQPAATPPRPAPAPAAVARPGAPSSVPRPGMPAVPNPSRAGVPAVGAARPAAPAPAPAPKAPAPAPADDDFQIERF, encoded by the coding sequence ATGGAACTCAACGAGATCCTCCAGATTGCGCTCCGCGGCGGTGCCTCCGACATCCACCTCAAGGCGGGCCTTCCGCCCATGTTCCGTGTCGACGGCTCGCTGGTGCCGCTGAAGGACGGCAAGCGCCTCCCCCCCGAGGAGGTGGCTCGCATGGTCTTCGGCATCATGAACGAGTTCCAGAAGGAGAAGTTCAAGCAGAGCAACGAGGTGGACCTGGCCTACGGCGTCCCCGGGTTGGGGCGTTTTCGCGTCAACGTGTTCCAGCAGCGCGGCACCATTGGCGCGGTGATGCGTGTCATCCCCACCAAGGTGATGGCCATCAAGGAGCTGATGCTGCCGCCCATCCTGGAGAAGATCTGCCTGGACGAGCGCGGCCTCATCCTCGTCACCGGCACCACGGGTTCGGGTAAGTCCACCACGCTCGCGGCGATGATCGATCACATCAACGCCACCGAGACGAACCACATCATGACGATCGAGGATCCGATCGAGTTCCTCATCCGGGACAAGCGCTCCATCGTGAACCAGCGCGAGGTGGGCGTGGACACGATGTCGTTCGCCCAGGCGCTCAAGAGCGCGCTGCGGCAGGATCCGGACGTCATCCTCGTGGGCGAAATGCGAGACCACGAGACCATCGAGACGGCGCTCGCGGCGGCGGAGACGGGCCACCTGGTGATGTCCACGCTGCACACGCTGGACGCCACGGAGACCATCAACCGCATCGTCTCGGCCTTCCCGCCGTACCAGCAGAAGCAGGTGCGCATCCAATTGGCGAGCGTGCTCAAGGCGGTGGTGAGCCAGCGCCTGATTCCGCGCGCGGATGGCAAGGGCCGCGTGGCCGCGGTGGAAGTGCTGCGCTGCACCGCGCGCGTGAAGGAGCTCATCGAGGACAAGGACCGGACGAAGGAGATTCCGGACGCCATCTCCCAGGGCTTCGACACCTACGGGATGCAGACCTTCGACCAGTCGCTGATGTCGCTGGTGAGGCAGGGGCTCGTCACCTACGAGGAGGCCCACCGGCAGGCCACCAACCCGGACGACTTCGCGCTGCGCTTCTCGGGCATCAGCGCCACCTCGGACTCGAAGTGGGACAACTTCGATGCCAACGGCGCCAAGCCCGTGCCGGGCTCGGCCAGCTTCGGCCAGAACCAGCAGCCCCAGCCCGCGGCGACTCCGCCGCGTCCGGCGCCCGCTCCCGCCGCCGTGGCCCGTCCGGGGGCTCCGTCCTCGGTGCCCCGTCCGGGAATGCCCGCTGTCCCCAACCCCTCGCGCGCGGGGGTTCCGGCGGTGGGTGCGGCCCGTCCCGCGGCTCCGGCGCCAGCCCCGGCGCCCAAGGCTCCGGCGCCGGCACCGGCCGACGACGACTTCCAGATCGAGCGCTTCTAG
- the rpsI gene encoding 30S ribosomal protein S9, producing MATATEKGFYGTGRRKEATARVWIRPGTGVVIVNGRDINVYFGRETSKMILNQPLDVLEQKGKIDIEVNVRGGGLSGQAGAIRHGLSRALCNYNPDFRPALKKAGFLTRDARAVERKKYGQPGARRRFQFSKR from the coding sequence ATGGCTACCGCCACCGAGAAGGGTTTTTATGGCACCGGCCGCCGCAAGGAGGCCACCGCGCGCGTGTGGATCCGCCCGGGCACCGGCGTTGTGATTGTCAACGGCCGCGACATCAACGTGTACTTCGGCCGTGAGACGTCGAAGATGATCCTCAACCAGCCCCTGGACGTCCTCGAGCAGAAGGGCAAGATCGACATCGAGGTCAACGTTCGCGGCGGCGGTCTGAGCGGTCAGGCCGGCGCGATCCGCCACGGTCTGTCCCGCGCGCTGTGCAACTACAACCCGGACTTCCGCCCCGCGCTGAAGAAGGCCGGCTTCCTCACCCGCGATGCCCGCGCCGTCGAGCGCAAGAAGTACGGTCAGCCGGGCGCGCGTCGTCGGTTCCAGTTCTCCAAGCGCTAA
- the rplM gene encoding 50S ribosomal protein L13, translating into MSQRTYSAKPADIKRDWHIIDVNGKVLGRAASQIATLLKGKHKAMYTPSIDTGDHVIVINADKVRVTGTKEQDKMYYRHPRAGFPGALKITNLEKLRQRHPEDIIINAVRRMLPRNALGRQMMTKLKVYAGDTHPHAAQKPVAREVEA; encoded by the coding sequence ATGTCGCAGAGGACCTACAGCGCCAAGCCGGCGGACATCAAGCGCGACTGGCACATCATCGACGTGAACGGGAAGGTGCTGGGCCGCGCCGCCAGCCAGATCGCCACGCTGCTCAAGGGCAAGCACAAGGCGATGTACACCCCGTCCATCGACACGGGTGATCACGTCATCGTCATCAACGCCGACAAGGTGCGCGTGACGGGTACGAAGGAGCAGGACAAGATGTACTACCGGCACCCGCGCGCGGGTTTCCCGGGTGCCCTGAAGATCACCAACCTCGAGAAGCTGCGTCAGCGGCACCCCGAGGACATCATCATCAACGCCGTGCGCCGCATGCTGCCGCGCAACGCGCTCGGCCGCCAGATGATGACGAAGCTCAAGGTCTACGCCGGTGACACCCACCCGCACGCCGCCCAGAAGCCGGTGGCGCGCGAGGTCGAGGCGTAA
- a CDS encoding ATP-dependent helicase — MDLSKLNPPQREAVLTTEGPLLVLAGAGSGKTRVITNRIVHLLDKRPGGLLARNILAVTFTNKAATEMKERLVHMAGPRAQNVLVCTFHAFGAEMLREDIYRLGWPKKFTIADQGDQVAIIRRAMRERRIDDRSFDPRKVLNLISKAKNAGKVPEPLGEGMGDDYDLIAHMVYEAYQLALKAQGSVDFDDLLILPSRLLREHEDLRQKYTQRFRYILVDEFQDTNQAQLDLLKLLASGETRNVCVVGDDDQCIYSWRGAEVRNILSFDQYFPGAKEVRLEQNYRSTQVVLDAANAVIAKNPERKAKQMWSERKGGPRIKVVTAPTEEEEARYVASEISRLVAGGIPPDEISILYRVNGQSRPIEEMLREKNIRYEVVSGSEFFDRREVKDVIAYFKLIANPRDETALLRIINVPARGIGDVTMERLVAHARRDSVTLWGAMERAAGYEDLPKGAAEKVKEFLQLVERYRQSYEQGNLAATTRKLLEEIGYKDDAKSLTTSQASADRKLKSIDQVINSLEAFEKREGPKASLLTYLNRLSLDTRQEEEEVPGGQKAVTLMTLHASKGLEYRVVFFIGMEEELMPHKGMQGEAQNLEEERRLCYVGITRAKEILYLTRSAMRVKRGKEVPRTPSRFLEDIPPELVELVDLDAPRKGPPTAEEKNFFANLKERFKAQAASQGAGGGAPSPATPTVGGTAGAAPAPTGTAGGAR; from the coding sequence ATGGACCTCTCGAAGCTCAACCCCCCGCAGCGCGAAGCCGTGCTCACCACCGAGGGCCCCCTCCTGGTGCTGGCGGGCGCAGGGAGCGGGAAGACCCGTGTCATCACCAACCGTATCGTCCACCTGCTCGACAAGCGGCCGGGTGGGCTGCTGGCCCGCAACATCCTGGCGGTGACCTTCACCAACAAGGCCGCCACGGAGATGAAGGAGCGCCTGGTCCACATGGCCGGGCCCCGGGCCCAGAACGTGCTGGTGTGCACCTTCCATGCCTTTGGCGCGGAGATGCTCCGCGAGGACATCTACCGGCTGGGCTGGCCCAAGAAGTTCACCATCGCCGATCAGGGCGACCAGGTGGCCATCATCCGGCGGGCCATGAGGGAGCGGCGCATCGATGATCGCTCCTTCGATCCCCGCAAGGTGCTCAACCTCATCTCCAAGGCGAAGAACGCCGGCAAGGTGCCCGAGCCACTCGGGGAGGGGATGGGGGACGACTACGATCTCATCGCCCACATGGTCTACGAGGCCTACCAACTCGCGCTCAAGGCGCAGGGCTCGGTGGACTTCGATGACCTGCTCATCCTCCCGTCGCGGCTGCTGCGCGAGCACGAGGACCTGCGGCAGAAGTACACCCAGCGCTTCCGCTACATCCTGGTGGACGAGTTCCAGGACACCAACCAGGCCCAGTTGGATCTCCTGAAGCTGCTGGCCAGCGGTGAGACGCGCAACGTGTGCGTGGTGGGCGACGACGACCAGTGCATCTACAGCTGGCGCGGCGCCGAGGTGCGCAACATCCTGAGCTTCGACCAGTACTTCCCCGGGGCGAAGGAGGTGCGGCTGGAGCAGAACTACCGCTCCACCCAGGTGGTGCTGGACGCGGCCAACGCCGTCATCGCGAAGAACCCCGAGCGCAAGGCCAAGCAGATGTGGTCCGAGCGCAAGGGCGGTCCGCGCATCAAGGTGGTGACGGCCCCCACCGAGGAGGAGGAGGCGCGGTATGTGGCCAGCGAGATCTCCAGGCTCGTGGCCGGCGGCATCCCCCCGGATGAAATCTCCATCCTCTACCGCGTCAACGGCCAGTCGCGGCCCATCGAGGAGATGCTGCGAGAGAAGAACATCCGCTACGAGGTGGTGTCGGGCAGCGAGTTCTTCGACCGGCGCGAGGTGAAGGACGTCATCGCCTACTTCAAGCTGATCGCCAACCCTCGGGACGAGACGGCGCTCCTGCGCATCATCAACGTGCCGGCGCGGGGCATTGGCGACGTCACCATGGAGCGGCTGGTGGCGCACGCGCGGCGCGACAGCGTGACGCTCTGGGGCGCCATGGAGCGCGCCGCGGGGTACGAGGACCTGCCCAAGGGCGCGGCCGAGAAGGTGAAGGAGTTCCTCCAACTCGTGGAGCGCTACCGGCAGTCGTACGAGCAGGGCAACCTGGCGGCGACGACGCGCAAGCTGCTGGAGGAGATCGGCTACAAGGACGACGCGAAGTCCCTGACCACCTCGCAGGCCAGCGCGGACCGGAAGCTCAAGTCCATCGACCAGGTGATCAACTCCCTGGAGGCCTTCGAGAAGCGCGAGGGCCCCAAGGCCAGCCTGCTCACCTACCTGAACCGGCTCAGCCTCGATACCCGCCAGGAGGAGGAAGAGGTGCCCGGCGGGCAGAAGGCCGTCACCCTGATGACCCTCCATGCCTCCAAGGGCCTGGAGTACCGGGTGGTCTTCTTCATCGGCATGGAGGAGGAGCTGATGCCCCACAAGGGCATGCAGGGCGAGGCGCAGAACCTCGAGGAGGAGCGCCGGCTCTGCTACGTGGGCATCACCCGGGCCAAGGAGATCCTCTACCTCACCCGGTCCGCCATGCGGGTGAAGCGGGGGAAGGAGGTGCCTCGCACCCCCTCGCGCTTCCTGGAGGACATCCCCCCGGAGCTGGTGGAGCTGGTGGACCTGGATGCCCCCCGCAAGGGCCCTCCCACCGCGGAGGAGAAGAACTTCTTCGCCAACCTCAAGGAGCGCTTCAAGGCCCAGGCCGCCTCCCAGGGGGCAGGCGGGGGAGCGCCCTCTCCCGCCACCCCGACTGTTGGGGGGACGGCGGGAGCGGCTCCCGCCCCCACCGGAACGGCGGGTGGGGCACGCTGA
- a CDS encoding caib/baif family protein, producing the protein MVKDRGSRGNAPDVLEQEAQARQQVAGMGKREFLEQYQRLAKLYTADPGNPGSYACEGCERCANCMFCRDCDSCYQCTHCTRCELCNNCTHCVDCKQCHQCAYCVQSENCTGSAYLVLCRNMSDSNYCFGSVGLSKKDFHILNVPFSRSEYFKQVKRLREELGV; encoded by the coding sequence GTGGTGAAGGACAGAGGGTCGCGGGGGAACGCACCGGATGTGCTCGAGCAGGAGGCCCAGGCACGCCAGCAGGTGGCCGGCATGGGCAAGCGCGAGTTCCTCGAGCAGTACCAGCGGCTGGCCAAGCTCTACACGGCGGATCCGGGCAACCCCGGCTCCTACGCGTGCGAGGGCTGCGAGCGGTGCGCCAACTGCATGTTCTGCCGCGACTGCGACAGCTGCTACCAGTGCACCCACTGCACCCGCTGCGAGCTGTGCAACAACTGCACGCACTGCGTGGACTGCAAGCAGTGCCACCAATGCGCCTACTGCGTGCAGAGCGAGAACTGCACCGGCAGCGCCTACCTGGTGCTGTGCCGCAACATGTCCGACAGCAACTACTGCTTCGGCAGCGTGGGCCTCTCCAAGAAGGACTTCCACATCCTCAACGTGCCCTTCTCCCGCTCCGAGTACTTCAAGCAGGTGAAGCGGCTGCGCGAGGAGCTGGGCGTCTGA
- a CDS encoding class I SAM-dependent rRNA methyltransferase: MVRSPSLPIARVSLKGAKALRRGHPWLYRTELVELPDTQERGAVVAVVDPQGNPVGQAFYAQRSPLALRLLTRRGPTEEKVDEAWLRHRLELSLARRAPLRHRDGLRLVHGEADLLPGLFVDRYGAGLSLQTLSEGMDVRKEWVARTLVELTGATHVVCRDDASGRDFEGLTREVRLLHGEGEARFSYHEGENLLEVDLLGDMKTGAFLDQVDNHLRASELARGEALDLFSYHGGFALALSRSCDSVLAVEQDAKAAERARANAERNGRSHVTVENANAFDVLRRFSESGRRFDTVVVDPPGLAKRREGLATALRAYHELNLRALKCLRPEGLLVTCSCSGKLSREAFEEMVLSAASDAKRPVQILERRGAGLDHPVLGGLTETEYLKAFFVRVL; this comes from the coding sequence ATGGTCCGTTCCCCATCCCTTCCCATCGCCCGCGTGAGCCTCAAGGGGGCCAAGGCCCTGCGCCGGGGCCACCCCTGGCTGTACCGCACCGAGCTGGTGGAGCTGCCCGATACGCAGGAGCGCGGCGCCGTGGTGGCGGTGGTGGACCCGCAGGGCAACCCCGTGGGCCAGGCCTTCTACGCGCAGCGCTCGCCGCTGGCGCTGCGGCTGTTGACCCGCAGGGGCCCCACCGAGGAGAAGGTGGACGAGGCATGGCTGCGCCACCGCCTGGAGCTGTCCCTCGCGCGGCGCGCGCCGTTGCGTCACCGCGATGGCCTGCGCCTGGTGCACGGCGAGGCGGACCTCCTGCCCGGCCTCTTCGTGGATCGCTACGGCGCGGGCCTGTCGCTGCAGACGCTCTCCGAGGGCATGGACGTGCGCAAGGAGTGGGTGGCGCGCACCCTCGTCGAGCTCACCGGGGCCACCCACGTGGTGTGCCGCGACGATGCCTCCGGCCGCGACTTCGAGGGCCTGACGCGCGAGGTGCGACTGCTGCACGGCGAGGGCGAGGCCCGCTTCAGCTACCACGAGGGGGAGAACCTCCTCGAGGTGGATCTGCTGGGCGACATGAAGACGGGCGCCTTCCTGGACCAGGTGGACAACCACCTGCGCGCCTCCGAGCTGGCCCGGGGCGAGGCGTTGGATCTCTTCAGCTACCATGGGGGCTTCGCGCTGGCGCTGAGCCGGAGCTGTGACTCGGTGCTGGCGGTGGAGCAGGACGCCAAGGCCGCCGAGCGCGCCCGGGCGAACGCCGAGCGCAACGGGCGCTCCCACGTCACGGTGGAGAACGCCAACGCCTTCGACGTGCTGCGCCGCTTCTCCGAGTCCGGCCGCCGCTTCGACACGGTGGTGGTGGATCCTCCGGGGCTGGCCAAGCGGCGCGAGGGTCTGGCCACCGCCCTGCGCGCCTACCACGAGCTCAACCTGCGCGCCCTCAAGTGCCTGCGCCCCGAGGGCCTGCTCGTCACCTGCTCGTGCTCCGGCAAGCTCTCGCGCGAGGCCTTCGAGGAGATGGTGCTCTCGGCCGCCTCGGACGCGAAGCGGCCTGTGCAGATCCTCGAGCGCCGGGGCGCGGGGTTGGATCACCCGGTGCTCGGTGGCCTGACGGAGACCGAGTACCTCAAGGCGTTCTTCGTCCGAGTCCTGTAG
- a CDS encoding metallopeptidase family protein → MSRRGPFALCLLLLGACQRMSAPAVPDAGSPVATSAPAPAAVPVPEPIPTCRAAGAAPLAAALDYLDSGRFPEALSCAAQASALEPDSAAAHAARGEALAALNRTAEAQVAYARALAIDPGHPDALLGAAHLYAVQLPSSREYDELGALYAERGLSQADVSPESLPRFALVAAMALNDLGQASEALQRAQLVLAREPHNHEAAYEKALALFELCRFAEARAAFSGLVNDKERGAHAHYHLGLLLEREGRWKQAQTHFDKARALSPEDFPVPPTPSQAEFREEVARAVSALPEDMRRDLSGVPVRAEELPADEDLLSGDPPLSPAILGLFRGPPLGEPCDGTETPCRSVVLYRLNLARAVRSREELREQIKVTLLHEVGHLRGEDDQELAARGLE, encoded by the coding sequence ATGTCCCGGCGCGGTCCGTTCGCCCTCTGTCTCCTTCTCCTCGGTGCCTGCCAGCGGATGTCCGCTCCGGCCGTGCCCGATGCGGGCTCCCCCGTGGCCACTTCGGCGCCCGCGCCCGCCGCCGTCCCCGTGCCCGAGCCGATTCCCACCTGCCGGGCCGCGGGGGCCGCTCCGCTCGCCGCGGCGCTGGACTACCTCGACAGCGGCAGGTTCCCGGAGGCCCTGTCCTGTGCCGCCCAGGCCTCCGCCCTGGAGCCGGACTCGGCCGCCGCCCACGCGGCGCGGGGTGAGGCACTGGCCGCGCTCAACCGCACGGCGGAGGCGCAGGTGGCCTATGCCCGGGCGCTCGCCATCGACCCCGGCCACCCGGACGCGCTGCTCGGCGCGGCCCACCTCTACGCCGTACAGCTACCCTCCAGCCGCGAGTACGACGAGCTGGGCGCGCTCTACGCCGAGCGCGGGCTCTCCCAGGCCGACGTGTCGCCGGAGTCATTGCCCCGCTTCGCGCTGGTGGCCGCCATGGCGCTCAATGATCTGGGTCAGGCCAGCGAGGCGCTCCAGCGCGCGCAGCTCGTCCTGGCGCGCGAGCCCCACAATCACGAGGCCGCCTACGAGAAGGCCCTGGCCCTCTTCGAGCTGTGCCGCTTCGCCGAGGCCCGGGCGGCCTTCAGCGGCCTGGTGAACGACAAGGAGCGCGGGGCGCACGCGCACTACCACCTCGGCCTGTTGCTGGAGCGCGAGGGCAGGTGGAAGCAGGCACAGACGCACTTCGACAAGGCGCGCGCCCTCTCGCCAGAGGACTTCCCCGTGCCTCCCACCCCCTCGCAGGCCGAGTTCCGCGAGGAGGTGGCCCGCGCGGTGTCGGCCCTCCCCGAGGACATGCGGAGGGATCTCTCCGGCGTGCCGGTGCGCGCCGAGGAGCTGCCCGCGGACGAGGATCTTCTCTCCGGCGATCCGCCCCTGTCCCCCGCCATCCTCGGCCTCTTCCGTGGCCCGCCGCTGGGGGAGCCCTGCGACGGCACGGAGACGCCCTGCCGCTCGGTGGTGCTGTACCGACTCAACCTCGCCCGCGCCGTGCGCTCCCGGGAGGAGCTGCGCGAGCAGATCAAGGTGACGCTGCTCCACGAGGTGGGGCACCTGCGGGGCGAGGACGATCAGGAACTGGCCGCCCGAGGCCTGGAGTGA